AGCCCAACCCCTCAGACCGGAGACGGCCCGGCCGACGTGCTGTCGGACGACTACTACCTGACAGAGCACATCGAGGACGTTCCCACAGCCGACCTCGACGTTGTGTTGGCGGACGGCCGACCCGTGGACGTCTACCGGGATTCGGTGGACGGCCGCCGTTACGGGAGGCATCCGTACGGGTTCACGATCGGATACGACGAGACAGACAACCAGCCGCCGACAACCGCCGAAAGGAGCTCCGATGGGATCGAAGGTAAGTGACCTGACGAACGCTATGGCGGCCACCCTGGCGGACGCCATCGAACGGGACGACGAAGAGTGGACCAAGCCGTACCACGCGGCGGGCCCGACGGCCCCGCACAATCCGATCACGAACCGGCCCTACACGGGCATCAACTGGCTGTTTTTGGCCGCGGCGGCCAACGCTATGGCCATCGACTACGGCGGCTGGGCCACCTACCGCCAATGGCAGAAAGCGGACTGCCAGGTACGGAAGGGCGAGCGGTCGGTGAGGGTGATCCGCGTGGCCACCTCGAAATGTTGCGACAACAAGCATTGCCGGGAGGGCGAACTCTGCGGCGAGGCCGTCCGCCGCTGGGTCGTCCCCTACTCGGTGTTCAACGCCACCCAGGTGGACGGAGACGTTCCGGTGGCCGAAGGGTACGAGAGGCCCCCTCGCCTGTGGTCGGCGCGGGAAGTGACCGACATGTTCGCGATGACAGGCAGCCGCTGGGAGTTCCAGGACGGAGTGATCCCCCACTACTCCCGAGGCCAGGACAAGATCGTCACCCCAACCCCGGACGCATTCGACGACGTGGGAGGGTGGGCCAGCACCGTAGCCCACGAGCACGCCCACTGGACCGGCCACCCCAGCCGCACAGGCCGCCACTCCCGTACAGGCCTCGGCGAAGAAGCACGCCCCCGTGAAGAGTTGGTAGCGGAGCTCGGCGCAGTGGTGATCTGCTCCGCGCTAGGACTGGAGCACAGCCCAGTCACCCACCACGCCCGCTACCTGAAATCGTGGGCGGGTCACCTCCGCAGCCAGGAGGGCGGAGCGGCCCTGACAGCGGCCGCCGCGGACGCCAGCAGAGCAGCCGGCTTCGTGGTGGATGCCATCACCGTGGGCATCCAGAAGAAAGCTACAGCAACCGCCGAGCGGGCCGCCGTGGGTGAGGGCCGCGCACCGACCGTGGCGATCGCAGCCAGGGCGCTGCCGGCGCAGCCGGCGGCGGATCCGACATTCGCCGCCCGCCGGGCAGTGGCCGGGTGGCTGGTAGACCGGACCGCAAGGAGCGGCACCGTCACCCCAGAGGAAGCTGCCGTCCGTTTCGGCGGGTTGCTGAGCGTTCCCCCGCCTGACCCGACGAGCCGTCCCCCGGACCCGACTGTCCAAGACCGCCTTGCGGTGCGGGACTGGCTGGTGGCCGCTCAGACGGCGGAGGACCCCACCCAAGTGCGGTTGTCGCTGATTGAGCGCATCGTTGGGCTCAGCCCCGAAGACATGGAACAAGCCCGCCAAGCTTCCGTCTCAGCTGAGACCCCAGCTCGGGACCGGGAGCAGGCGGCGGTCGCAGCGGACGAGCGGCAACCCAGCCAAGGAAGGGGAGGCTATGGCAGCTTCGGACTCTGAATACACCGCCCTGAAACGCTCCCTGATGGGAGTTGGCGTAGCGGCCGCACTGGTCGTGGTCGTGCTGTTGTGGTCTCGGTGCGCTACTCCCTCGACTCTGTATTCGGGGTCGGTGACGGTAGACCCCCAGCAGCTCCTCGGCCCGACCAACGCTGTCGCGGCCGCCGAGCGGGCGTTACAGGAGTGGGCGCCCGGCTCGGATCCGCAGCTGGTGGAAGTGGCGTGGCGCCGCGGCGGGCGGAGCATAAGAGTGACCGCCGACGTGGACGGATCAACCGTGCAGGTCCTGGTCGAGGATCACGGCCCTAACGGGTGGGTGGTACCCCACCCGCCGCGGCCTACGGAGGGGCTCGCCCCGTCGTCGTGGTGGCCGCTGGACGACCCACCGTCGGCGGCAGC
This is a stretch of genomic DNA from bacterium. It encodes these proteins:
- a CDS encoding zincin-like metallopeptidase domain-containing protein, which gives rise to MGSKVSDLTNAMAATLADAIERDDEEWTKPYHAAGPTAPHNPITNRPYTGINWLFLAAAANAMAIDYGGWATYRQWQKADCQVRKGERSVRVIRVATSKCCDNKHCREGELCGEAVRRWVVPYSVFNATQVDGDVPVAEGYERPPRLWSAREVTDMFAMTGSRWEFQDGVIPHYSRGQDKIVTPTPDAFDDVGGWASTVAHEHAHWTGHPSRTGRHSRTGLGEEARPREELVAELGAVVICSALGLEHSPVTHHARYLKSWAGHLRSQEGGAALTAAAADASRAAGFVVDAITVGIQKKATATAERAAVGEGRAPTVAIAARALPAQPAADPTFAARRAVAGWLVDRTARSGTVTPEEAAVRFGGLLSVPPPDPTSRPPDPTVQDRLAVRDWLVAAQTAEDPTQVRLSLIERIVGLSPEDMEQARQASVSAETPARDREQAAVAADERQPSQGRGGYGSFGL